The segment ACATATGTACACGCTTATATAATTAATTCTGAATAAATGAAGTCTCTACATCGTGCAAGAATCTGTCGTTCTTGATTTAATTTAGGAGTAGAGCTGATAACAGATATCAGATACAAGCACATATGCTTCTAAGGCTGGTCATTTTTCTTTCTCGGAAAAGTGCACCGTTATGCTGAAAAATTAGTGCACTTGTCACTTAGTTATAGGCCATTAGGTTACAATGTTAGCACAGGCGTCGTTACGTTTGTTACGTATTCGCATTTAACATAGACACAAATGATCATAGAGATGAACCCTGCTGCACACCATGAAACGtcataaaagaaaaatgagTTTGGGAGCATTAATAACCGAATTATCACAATATCCCGAAGGAATTCATAACTACATTTTCACCAAGTGGACATTTTCTAAATACACAACAGACATATATAAGATCGCCGTGTCAAAGAACAAACAACGGCAATTATTTATCGTCACCTTCGGACAAATTCACAAATACATCTCTCAGTTATTTTTCCTAGTTTATTTTGGCCTTTGACCTTTACAACCGAGTATATATAAGCCAGGACCTTCACGGCCAACACAGATAAGCGGACAGGAATATCCAGCGAAAGCAGCGCTCACCATGCTGCTTCGGGGGTTGCTTCTGTTTACTCTGATAGGGATCTACGCTGTGCCCGGAAATGAAGGGTTCATAGGGGACTTTTTCGGTGAATACCGAGGTAAGCTATTTCAAGCTTAcagtgatttaaaaatatacatatttataatcaatattttcacAGACTTTCTTAACAGATTTTTCGTGCTCAAACAACAAAAACTGCATTTCATAATCTATGAGAAACATGTACAGTCCTTAAAGCCTAAACTGGCAAAGTctaaaggaaaatataaacatttatgtatacaaATGTATCAAAATCGCTATGTTTCTAAAAACTTGGTGTTTTTAGTACACTACTAACTAAAGAGTGCAAATAACAGCAAAGCAAATGGTTTTTCCCCTTCTATATAAGTCTtagtattaaattaaattaagatTATCATTTATTAAGCTGAAGGtgatttatgtaaaaacatatttagaTAAATGTGCAAATGAACAGTTTGTCGGATTGAAAAAAACAGTATATATCACCAATATGTGCATTCAGATGTGCATGTGCACTCAGTTCTTTTGAAAGGAAGAGGGTATTAATTTGAAACTTATAAACTTATGGACAACACGTTTTAGAATATAGCATGCATGGTGTTTTGATTTACATTGTCTATAACTGTCGCCAAACCTTTTTGCCAGTGGTATAAATTATGAAGCTTCACACACGCTTGTGCGGGGCATTTGAGCGCCTCGCACGTCAAAAGCGCACCTTGATTAATGAATGGTCAGTGATGCTGATGCGAACCACTGAGCATGGGACCACAAACACTCACAAACAGCCTATCAGGGAAAATGCTGTCAAAAATTTCATACCTTGACCCAGTGGAATGACCGCCAAAAAACCCCACCAAATAAACAGTAGAACACCTACTTAGACGCGAAAATCGGTACCATGTACAATTCTTGCGGTAGTAGCTCTAAATACGTTTTCAGacctttttacattttacacaCGTTTGATTTTCTGGAATTATTAATTCAGCAATTacttgttaattttaaaatacaatgcaTTCCAACTTTTGTAAATTACATGGAAAGGGAAAGATGTTTGTTGTTTTGAATGGGATGTgtatacaaaaagtatttattacaAGTATTTCGGAGATATCACAAATGCGCGTAATGACAGTGCTAATGCCCTTTACAAAAAAGGTGTACATGACGATTAGGGATACCTTATACGTGTATTTGACGCCAACACTCTTGAGTTCATATTTGTGTTAATGAAGCAAGCAATGAGTCCTTCAGGGAGTAGTTTTTATTCCGTGTTTTTTTTATGTCGGCACCAAAGGAGGATTTGCTAAGTAAGAGGGTAATTAAACAAAGTGTTTGTGACAGCTTTTATGGTGGCGCTCTTTTTGTTGAGGGGGCTGTTTTTCTAAATTTAGCTACTGTCATACAGAAATGATTCGCTAGAGCGAATTAACAGCATTTACTGTCCCTTGTATTTTGTTACAACTCCGATATCATAAAAACACGTTAAAACAAGACgtagaaaaagtaaaataattgtaaCAATGCATTAGatatgtacaatgtatcatTATCACCAAAGTATATAGGAGTACGCAAATATTATAATcgtttatttctaatttttagatATCATGTCAAATTGTCGTCAAGATGGCGGCTATTGCATCAACCCCTACACAATGGCTGCTGGCGAACAGGAATCCGAAGGTGGAGCCGCACCTGCTGGCGGGGCTGGTGGTGCCGGTGGTGCAGGTGGTAGAGGGCGTGGTGGTGGAAGGGGCCGCGGTGGACCACCAGCTCGCCAGCGCCCCCGTGTGGATTTCTGGGGAGTAATCTACGAGAACTGCGTGTCCTGGGATTACGACTTTGGCTGTAACAGACAGAGTGGGATCTGCTGTTACAACGTTTAGGCACAATAATGGTGAGGTGTTCATTATTAAAATGGTATATACCAAGGAATCCCTTTGACCGTTAACTTTATTTCTGAATGCGAGTATATTATTTAACGCAGGTAGCCATCATTATTACAGGTACAGATTCAACCCCCTCAGAAGTGATTGTATGTAAACTAGGTCCTATCGTCTCGAACCATTGAAGAAGCGCACCATCTTCATCTACCCAATATTGCCGGAAAACCTTTTCATCTTATATGCTGTTATAATAAACTTATTAGCCAGAACAAATTACgattgtttgttataattttttatattcttttatattcttttttttttttagaaatgcgCCATGCAGATACATATTGTATCTACAAAAGACGAAAAGGGCGTCATAAACAAATTCTCGTAATATAATTATCGTTATTACGATCTTGTTATttcgagttaattatctcgttattacaagGAAAAACTaataattacgagataattatctcgttatGACGAGAAAAAATCTCGTTTTTAAACGGGGAAAGATCTTGTTATTTCGagtaattatctcgttattatctcgttataacgagtaaagatctcgtaataacgaaaaGATCCCGTTAATACGATAAAAGATATCGTTATTACGAAAAAAGATcttgtaataacgagaaaagatcacattattacgagaaaaaatctcGTTATTTCGAGTTAATTATCTTATTATTACTAGGAAAgaactcgttattacgagaaagaactcgtaataacgagataattatctcgttgatacgagaaaagatctcgttttTAAACGAGGAAAGATttcgttattacgagtaaagATCTCGCTCGTTAATTAACgcatcattttatataaaacttttctcgtaataacgtgGTCTTTTCTCTAAATACGAGATAattttaactcgtaataacgagatcttttttcgtaataacgagatatttTCTAGTTATAACGATAAAATtacgtaataacgagatctttccTCATTATTATGAGaccttttctcgtaataacgagaaaattaactgGTAATCTTTTCTCgaaattacgagataatttttttttatgtggtcCTATTTGTCTTTCGTATTTTTAGCTTGTTTAACTCTTttgttccgctttccgttccattttccgttccgcgttttagcaacgcCTTTTGAATACAACCCCGGAATTTATAATTTAACGACATTTGAATTTACATTGAGTTATCAGTACAGCCATATTCCTACTCCTACTAACTTCAACTTTCCTACGATTTTCCATATAAGTGTCCCAGGCATTCATACTCGTGTATGGCAGTTTCTAAAAGTAGAAACAACATACGTTATTTATTACCATTCTCAAAAAAACCTGGTATTAATAAACGAGATTTGAATCTAGTAATTAATACGGCCATATTCCTACAGAactttaaagggacatggtcacgattttggtcaaaaaattttcccccgattttaatatttacaatgcttcagtaaggcattttcaataggcaaccgaaatttgagtgttattcgttgagttataagcaagttacagggcttgaaattctttgctatgtaaacaaaccgtttgtttacattttaaatgttagagtgaaaattccagtttaaaacctaaaatgaatgttttaaacgttagaaactctttaattatgcttaaaataaagaaaaagatagacaaaataggctgaaaaagattttttactggtgtagtaaacaaaaacagggcacgagccttgtttacataacaaagaattgtcagccctgtatcttgcttataactccacgaatgactctcaaattttatttgaacattagaaatgcatttctaaaccattgtaaataatacaaaagagaaatatagaatttgaccaaaatcgtgaccatgcccttttaaacTTTCCTTGGATATTCCATATAAGTATCCCAAGCATTCATACTCGTTTATAGCAGTTTCTAAAAGTAGAAACAACAgctgggttgttttttttttggttaccaATCAAAAAAACACCTGGTATTTATAAACGACATTTGAATCTAGTAATTAATACGGCCATATTCCTACATAACTTTAAACTTTCCTTGGATTTTCCATATAAGTGTCCCAGCATtcatataaggaataaggaatcgttctttgagtattatgaggtgataatttcggtcggggcgtgatcaaatccaaaaaagcccgaagggctttatgatagatttgatcacgccccgaccgaaattataacctcataatattcaaagaatgattccttattacttatatttatataattttaagccatcgtacgattaaatatttaaatgtaaataagcaaacccctctggtgcctcaatttggcgtcatgtgtattatgggttatatagtacaaaatcgatacgcagtgttatcacagggaaagacactggaaaatgtaaatatactcgTTTATAGCAGTTTCTAAAAGTAGAGACAACAGCCGTATTTTAAATTGCAATTCTCGAAAAGGTGATCTCTTAAATGAGTATTAATAAAGTAcacttaagaaataaacagcaatttaaaaagttcatcgggatatgaacttggttggtcacgtgatcaagtcatgtgaagcccgaagggcttctcagaagatcTGATGACgcaccaaccaagttcatatccccgtgaactttttaacattgctgtttattacctATATAAAAGTTTTAAGAGAAAATCCCTTTAAATTCCCCACTCCCTGGATTTTGAAGACTGGCTAAAAAGAGGTTCCCTTTTTTATGTTTGCTTGTCATGATTCGTATAAGTCTGCCCTCTAAAAATGATTTGCGTGTCTGTACTTGAACAACTTTATTCACCatattatggtggcatatctctgcccctagTGTGCAACTTATTTTTCTactaattatgtcgacatgcaagataaatatgttgacatgcaagatagttaagtcaacatgcaacataactatgttgacatgcaaaaaaactgcaatcaaataatagttataaaaaatctcaaatatcgccaacatgtgacatccaagatgctagatccgctacctattgatgtcaacatgcaacttatttatgttaacatgcaacttctttatgttgacatgcaacttagttatgttaacatacaagataaatatgttgacatgtcAAAGTGGTtgtgggtggggtgggggtctatttttatagctataactGTGAATCTGGAGTGGGCTTCACATCGGCGATAGCGTAGCTCAGTTAAAACTGTTCTTTAATTCTTCTGTATTTACTGAAATCTCAACTTCGATGTGAAATATTTCAAGATCAGTAGAACCATTGAGAACCATGGGTACTGTTTTGTATAAATTGTATCTTCTCGGGCCATTCTTGCAAGCTCGGAGGACATGTCCGAAATTTTCCGAGGTTGAAGGTAGTTAAGGAAGgatcttttctggttttcgacttgtcaaaagtaaattaaattaaatggtCATTAAATTAAGACGAAAGAAAATTagaatatcatattttactttcttttgtacaatcatacaacttggcagaAAAATAGTAATCAAAGTTTAGAATCtatattttatatcttaaaCAGGTGTCTAAATAACTGCAGATAACtacatttatttcatcaacCCTTAATTAATTATTTCGGAGTGGGATTGTATAATATACGTAGAAAAGTAAATTGACATGAAATCCTTTCCACTTATTCCtataagataaaatgtcaaatgcGCGATTATTTTATGTGGAGGAAAGGAAAAAGACTGAAAAGGGTGAATCAATCGACTTAGAGGTCTTTCCagaaacgcaccattttatATTATTCCTTTCTCGTATTAATGAGATAACTTACTCGTTATAATGAGATCTTTTCTTTGAATAACCAGATCATTAACTCGCAATATCGAGATCTTTTTTTTCGTAATTATGATATCTTTTCTCGAAATAAATCACAAGATAATatttatgtggccctattcgtcttttgTAATTAACAGATcaatatattacaataattaTTGCACGGAACGAATTTTTGATTGAAATGTTGATTGATTTTCAaagttttgttgataaatatttcattccGCCCAAAACGCCACCATAACCTGTTCGGTGACTCTGAAGTCTCTTGATTTCGTAATTAAGACCCATTGTGACACAATTGTTATGCCTTTGTAATATTCGTTGACCAAGGGTGTTGGTCCTCTCCGCTCCATGCATTTATTGGGAGCAGAGTGGACCGATATTCAAATCTCTTTCAGGAGTCTCGTGACAACAACCTATCATAAGTACATTATCTATATTCACGAAATAAATACGGTATTGTTCTTCCTTCttgtttgttaattataatgtGGGGAGAGggcatgcatggatctagaagGAGTTGGGGgcggtccagacccccccccccctggaaaactGAAATATTCCTCGGATCCCCCCTGGAAAACTTTCAGCCTGGAAAAAGAAGATAGGTGGAAAAATTCCTATGTAAGGACAGATAAGGCACTGAAAAATTAGCATATTAAAAAATctgatattcataattttaatcattcaaaacaatgtatattttacataacaTCGATTAGAAACCCTTAAATATACCGTATGTCCAACACTTAGAATatatgttgatttaaactggcatATGCGTATCAacacctccaaatagtgtcatttaaaaaaaaattcaatgccttttcttttatagagtgggtttgtgatccatatttttgtcatagtctaaataaggtatAATGGAAAACAacccgatttcaatcaacaaaaacgtggagagatgacccacctTACATTAAAAGTGTAATTTGAAACTATTGGTATTAAACATTTTAGAAAGTAACACAAGTCCGTCAATTCGTTACCAAATTCGCATacataacatttaaacaatgcatttattGTGGCTGAAATGGCTCAGTAGTTACTTCGAGAACcaaccttatacatgtatgactagATATTTTAGATTGCGTGTttgataccaccaaaacttaacgcaataattttttccctcttatcgtttgttaaaatattcaaaactgaacaaattaaaaatagtgCTTTAGCAAACCTGTGTTATAactatcaattacatgtactagtatatctaattgggaaaaattaaaatatgactaaaccaaatggacatttgcgctatcttatcCTTATGTTGGGGTGGAAGGGATACTAGTACTTTTGTCAACCGACCTTTTCCTGATTAATCATGCTCAAAAATTGAAATTCCGATAGATTATCTAGAGTAGTGCTTATACTAGGCCATTTCCATTCAGATGGCTGTTTCTTCAGTACTTTGTCACCTCCATCATCTTAAGCCACATTCCGGAGTCCGCATAGCTCCAGGTGGGAGAGGATCATACTTATTGGCCGTGGTTGACGACGTAGACCTCAGACGTAGTTAACGCAAGAACAGTGatggaaacaaaaaaatctatcGCTAATAGGCACgctatacattgtacataatcGTAAAAATCCCTGGAAGCTCATCAGCGACCTTCGTCCAGTTCCCATAAATAATCGATTCGTTATAACAATAGATAGGTCTGTCAGGGAAACCATTATCATGTAAAAAGTAAACGTATAcctttgtgattttttttcacttgcGAATTCTTAGCACCTTGAGCTTAAACCCTGCTACCACGTACAGGAGTTAAGCCTGTTTTGACCCGACATAATTTCAAGACAATGTAATCATCATGGTCAAAACGGGCCTTGTCCTAGTCAGAAATTTCGGACTATGTTTTTATACCTTGGTCCTAGCTGCAGTTCTGTAGcacccggtctgaaaaaattcgggtGGACGTACGCGTCCCAAGTCGTCTATTCcgatttttctttttacagaCCTGCAACAAAGCTTGGCCCCTGTGTTTGTAATTAACTTGCTCACCTGCAATTTTGTTCATATTGCCAACATTTTATACCCTTCTCCTCCAGTTATTTTCGAATGTGATTGTATAATTATAGTTGAATGTACTgtgaaattttaactttaaatcaGTAATAATACgataatattttaaacttaaattcatgCAATGAACAAAATATCTAAAGCGTGGAATTAATAGGACTAGACCAGCCTCTTagtttttgaatttaaaacattacaacttacttttcttttgttaatGCATAGATctatatatcaagaaataaacaactacccccccccccccccctttttttaaaactcggCATGACAGGATGTACACACCCGTAGGATCCTTGCCACCTACCTTGCCACAACCTTCGTAGAGCCTCGTGGCTACTTTCAATTTACCTAAAACAACGAGATTCCCGAGTAGCCCGAAACGTGATTAATAAATCAACATGAACACAATCAAAGACGGTTGGTTCAGTGAAATCAGTGAATTATGGCCTGGACAAGCCATGTCGCTTCAAGTAGAAGATGTATTATTTCAAGAGAGATCAAAGTATCAGGACGTATTGGTTTTCAAAAGGTAAAAACACATCGTTGCTGAGCCGCGAATAGTTCCCACGTTGCCGGTGTCGGGGGAAAAATGGCCGCAAACAGCTGATTACCTATCATGCTTGTGCGATAGCCCAATATCGATGTTAGATATAAGTGTTAAAGTATGTAgacatattatattttaatgtgtttatgTATTTGGTATCAAGAAAAGTGGTTAAGATATTTcgataaattgtttttgtttcaaattatttcaaatattttaaaatatcaatgaaattttatttcttgtcgaaataaacatgattttgattccaatttttgaaaaaggtttataataaatttatattatgattttttgcTAATGTAAATAACACACATTTTATGGAAATATAATTATGCATGTggcaattaatattttaaatcaaagtactgaagaactgatgggagttgattttattgattattgttcattttttaatcaaaaataggCAATTTTGCATAGCAAGTAGTTTCTTAGTGCTATATTTGAAGAATTACACACAATATTCTCTAATATGAATTATCAGGCTTTTCTGACAAGAATTCCGAGTTATAGACGGAAAAACCcattatgaatcatgttgtgtaatatttaaagatagaattaaatCCATCAAATTCTACAAAAATTCTGAGCTCTAGACGGACAACCCATCATGAATcatattgtgtaatatttaaagatagaattaatgcCATCAAATTCTATAATGCAtaatgtatcagtaatcgaaatatttctggaaaattgtttccaagcaatattgaactctggcgtaggaattcatacgactacaaaaaatatctaaattctTTGTACCATTTAAAGTCTGACTATATTTTtaggtattaataaataagattctttgaaaaacaatccTTCATTCTGAATGCATTCAGAATTTatagattattttcaaatacttaaaagtactaagtcttgtcagcggtgttgatttgtgcttaggtctaAATACTGTTTCACTTCcagtttgccagagtaactgcataggagagttgattaaaatcaactcccaaaaattaggCCAACTTTGAAAGTGTCAAGAAGTGGAAATTTGAAGAGATCTCAAGATATCCCCACTGGCAGATGTTTGTGGAGAAAACTATGCTGTACCCCCTCCCCTTTTTTcctcaacaattttatttttagagaaaaatggGAGGTATACAGCACAGTTGTGTCCAAAAGCATGTGAAGATACCAAGCAAACAATGTTTTTCTATGTCTAAAGAAATTTGACCCTTGCCCTTGATCTTTTACCTGATTTGAATGTTTGTCAAAGGGCTTTCAAGTTATATTGTATGGACAATACTAATAATATTATATGGACAATACTAATATATTGGTTGATGTctaaggccacaccaatataatcaCTTACTCATTGGACCCCGCGCACTGGTATTTAAATGAAActatacaaataatattatttttcatttcctaCATCAAGGAAATTCTGGGCTGTTTTCTGTTCTATTTCCGCtctatttttctcattttaaaaagttttaatttatgaataagaaagaagtagaaaaaatataattgtgcgcacaaatttatttatatactgcCTAAAAATATTgcctacagaaaaaaaatattttatactgGAAATTAAATCTCTCACCCACtcccacctttttttttttgatgtcCGATGAACAAACTACTGGTATATATAGTGATCGATATAAATGAAAAGTACATGTCCCtatgatattattttaattagaatttacaAATTTGGATTATATATCCCTTCTGTCAGCAGATGGAATAAACTACaattataaattcatttgaCACCTGCTTTGTAGGCATTCAGACAGTCTAAGTTAAATTAAcgttgtttttatcatttgagatatataatatagaaatttttaacaaggccttggattTTCAGTAGGACGGAACTATATATTTCTTGCattaaaacaagttaaaatgacgccgGTTTCAAGTGAAACATACACCAATTGACTTAGCTCAAAGGCCAcacaaatcgtgttgatttcaaaagCCATAGCTGAGTGGCAAGCaataaaatagacaggcctatgtcacaatgctgtttgacacaactaccgaaggtccaagctcttgttaaaatagttcttcATGTAAAATAAATCTATGTCATATTTAATACCATTGTAAAAGCAAAACTTAATATTTGCTTGCATTTCAGTAAAACTTACGGAAATGTGCTGGTTTTAGATGGGGTTATTCAGTGTACAGAAAGAGATGAATTCTCATACCAAGAGATGCTGGCCCATCTACCCTTGAACTGTCACCCAAATCCAAGAAAGGTATATATACCTGTATAGTTTATAAATGTGGTTTGATTACTTAATGGAAGGCATTGCCTGTTACTGAAGATCTAACATTTTTGAAGGGACTAGTAGGTTTGACTGACCCTTAGAGAATTCAGGAGAAGTATTGTGTGCTATATATAAAAAGTGCTGTATATATAATGGTTCAGTGTTGAACAATCTTTTTGCCTAAGGTTAAAGTAGTTCCAGACAGTCATTACCTTGTTGCTTGATTTGATCAGGTGCTGATTATTGGGGGAGGAGACGGTGGGGTGCTGAGGGAGGTGGTCAAACACCCAGAGGTCCAGTCTGTGGAGATGTGTGAAATTGATGAGGTGAGTGTAAGACTCATCAACATCTACAACTGATGATGTCCAACATACCTTACCCATTGTGTTATATCTTACCGggtatatactgtggaatcattttttattcgtaggggtcaatgttcgtggaCGGCCAAAATTTTTCTGGtttgtggggacgtaatttcgttggtaCCAAGATCgaaatagttttattaaatattgaacAAATACTTGTATATATGTTCATTGGGATGTGAATTtatgggcaagggttacccatgAAAGCCACGACCCCTGGTCCTCCACAAGTattgatgattccacagtacctgATACAGACAATGTGGAACATtgacaaataaaaaagtttttgatgTAGTACATTTACAACTATAGTTGTACAGAAATGTCTGTTGGGCTCTAATGACTTTTATATTACAATTCTAACAGAAAGTTATTGAGGTTTCCAAAAAGTATCTGCCAAAGATGGCCATTGGTTTTGAGAGCTCAAAATTGTCACTGCATATTGGTGATGGATTTGAATACATGAAGAAGCATCAGGGAGAATTTGACGTCATTATTACAGACTCCTCAGATCCAATAGGTAAATTGGTTATATCTAAACATGTACTGGTATTCTGAAAACTGAGTATGAATCAACATA is part of the Magallana gigas chromosome 3, xbMagGiga1.1, whole genome shotgun sequence genome and harbors:
- the LOC105338834 gene encoding uncharacterized protein; translated protein: MLLRGLLLFTLIGIYAVPGNEGFIGDFFGEYRDIMSNCRQDGGYCINPYTMAAGEQESEGGAAPAGGAGGAGGAGGRGRGGGRGRGGPPARQRPRVDFWGVIYENCVSWDYDFGCNRQSGICCYNV
- the LOC117685081 gene encoding spermidine synthase yields the protein MNTIKDGWFSEISELWPGQAMSLQVEDVLFQERSKYQDVLVFKSKTYGNVLVLDGVIQCTERDEFSYQEMLAHLPLNCHPNPRKVLIIGGGDGGVLREVVKHPEVQSVEMCEIDEKVIEVSKKYLPKMAIGFESSKLSLHIGDGFEYMKKHQGEFDVIITDSSDPIGPASSLFEKSYYELMKNALRPGGIVCCQGECLWLHIDLIKGMQDFCRGLYPVVDYAYTTIPTYPSGQIGFILCGLNSDANFKEPVRKFTLEEEIKLKLQYYNADVHRSAFVLPQFARKVLKGESVGNGPINSQ